The following coding sequences are from one Planctomycetota bacterium window:
- a CDS encoding universal stress protein, whose translation MIRIKNILVPTDFSSLSDKALSHAIDIAQKYGARVYVIHVVDVIQQCSVDYCIDVDIMQRLEREAISHAKESIQKQLNKLSMPKGLEIEPDVKQGTAYLTILKEQDEMKIDLIVVGAHKKKRFINYFLGSVADKIIRGASCPVLVVKS comes from the coding sequence ATGATTAGAATAAAAAATATCCTTGTCCCAACCGATTTTTCCAGCCTGTCGGATAAGGCGCTTTCGCATGCAATTGATATTGCCCAAAAATACGGCGCCAGGGTATACGTGATACACGTGGTGGACGTTATACAACAGTGCTCGGTCGATTATTGCATAGATGTTGATATCATGCAACGGTTGGAAAGAGAGGCCATTTCGCATGCAAAGGAGTCGATACAAAAGCAATTAAACAAGCTTTCTATGCCAAAGGGGTTGGAGATTGAGCCCGATGTGAAGCAGGGCACGGCATATCTGACAATCTTGAAGGAGCAGGACGAGATGAAGATTGACCTTATTGTGGTTGGGGCGCATAAGAAAAAACGCTTTATTAATTATTTCCTGGGTAGTGTTGCGGATAAGATAATAAGAGGCGCTTCCTGCCCGGTTTTGGTTGTTAAGAGTTGA
- a CDS encoding class II SORL domain-containing protein — MKLSERIQSADWKTEKHVPAIECPDEVKAGELFEVKAGLGKEIPHPNTTEHHIRWIELFFHPDGEKFTYQVGRYEFSAHGESVDGANKGPVYTHHMVTSSLKISKPGTLYALALCNIHGLWQSEKEIKTA, encoded by the coding sequence ATGAAGCTAAGCGAACGGATCCAATCGGCAGACTGGAAAACCGAGAAACACGTGCCGGCAATCGAATGCCCGGATGAGGTAAAGGCAGGCGAGCTGTTTGAGGTGAAAGCCGGCCTTGGCAAGGAGATTCCGCATCCGAATACTACGGAACACCATATCAGGTGGATTGAGCTGTTTTTCCATCCGGATGGTGAAAAATTTACCTACCAGGTAGGCCGTTATGAATTCAGCGCGCATGGCGAATCTGTTGACGGCGCAAATAAGGGACCGGTTTATACACACCATATGGTTACAAGCTCTCTAAAGATTAGTAAACCTGGCACCCTTTATGCCCTGGCACTGTGCAATATCCATGGGTTGTGGCAATCCGAAAAGGAAATCAAAACCGCTTAA
- a CDS encoding FprA family A-type flavoprotein, with amino-acid sequence MMPREIKPNVTAVGVQHWDRRLFDELIPLPEGTSYNAYLIKGSGKTALIDTVETSKGNLLIENLSKLGVKQLDYVITNHAEQDHSGSIPLVLKHYPMAKVVTNQKCKEMLMDSLMVPDEKFIVVKDRETLSLGNKTLEFIFAPWVHWPETMLTYLKEDNILFPCDLFGSHLATSDLYVTDEPLVYRAAKRYYAEIMMPFRNHIKKHLEALKEYKIDIIAASHGPVYNKPEFILSAYRDWVADDVKNQVVIPYVSMYGDTKKMVDHLIDCLVKRGINAKPFDIPRTDIGELAMELVDAATIVIGSPTVLAGAHPAIVTAVYLANALRPKARFATVIGSFGWGGRMIDQIKSMVPNLKVELLEPVMAKGHPRDNDFKSIEKLADTIAQKHKELKLAQLENVSFNPMYCTYEGVPGCGSPKKSLNTLCPEMAPGLSELGGG; translated from the coding sequence ATGATGCCACGCGAAATAAAGCCGAATGTCACGGCTGTCGGTGTCCAGCATTGGGATAGGCGCCTGTTTGACGAACTTATTCCACTGCCCGAAGGCACCAGCTACAATGCCTATCTTATTAAAGGCTCAGGAAAAACCGCTTTGATTGATACGGTCGAAACATCCAAAGGAAATCTCCTGATAGAAAACCTTTCTAAACTAGGGGTTAAACAGCTTGATTACGTCATTACCAACCATGCCGAGCAGGACCATTCAGGTTCTATTCCGCTTGTTCTCAAGCACTACCCGATGGCAAAGGTCGTTACCAACCAGAAATGCAAGGAAATGCTCATGGATTCCTTGATGGTTCCTGATGAGAAGTTCATAGTAGTAAAAGACCGTGAGACATTATCACTCGGCAACAAAACCCTGGAATTTATCTTTGCGCCGTGGGTGCACTGGCCTGAAACCATGCTGACATATTTGAAAGAAGATAATATACTGTTTCCCTGCGACTTATTTGGTTCGCACCTGGCAACGAGCGATTTATATGTGACCGATGAGCCGCTGGTTTACCGCGCCGCCAAACGTTATTATGCGGAAATCATGATGCCTTTCAGGAACCATATTAAAAAGCATCTGGAAGCGCTCAAGGAGTATAAAATAGATATCATCGCCGCCAGCCACGGCCCGGTTTACAATAAGCCCGAATTCATCCTTTCGGCCTATCGCGATTGGGTAGCGGATGATGTCAAAAACCAGGTCGTTATTCCTTATGTTTCCATGTATGGTGATACGAAAAAGATGGTTGACCATCTCATTGATTGCCTGGTCAAGCGTGGGATTAACGCGAAGCCTTTTGATATTCCCAGGACCGATATCGGGGAGTTGGCTATGGAATTGGTTGATGCCGCGACAATTGTCATCGGTTCACCCACCGTCCTGGCAGGCGCCCATCCGGCTATTGTTACCGCGGTTTATCTTGCCAACGCCCTAAGGCCGAAAGCGCGGTTTGCTACAGTCATCGGTTCTTTCGGTTGGGGAGGCCGGATGATAGACCAGATTAAATCAATGGTGCCAAATCTCAAAGTCGAACTGCTTGAACCGGTCATGGCTAAGGGTCATCCCCGTGATAATGATTTCAAGTCCATAGAAAAACTTGCGGATACCATCGCCCAAAAACATAAAGAACTAAAATTGGCTCAACTGGAAAATGTCTCTTTTAACCCCATGTATTGTACGTATGAAGGCGTTCCGGGTTGTGGCAGCCCAAAAAAGAGTTTAAACACGCTTTGCCCCGAGATGGCGCCCGGATTGAGTGAATTAGGAGGCGGATAA
- a CDS encoding Hsp20/alpha crystallin family protein, which yields MELIPVRNTSLTPIVRDMDRLWQNFFNSSWNMVPMEPTNGGWLPVMDVEELDNEIKVTTELPGVDSKNVQVTVSGDLITIKGEKKEETEQKKKNYYRSERCYGSFQRTVRAPADIDANKCSAEFKNGVMTVTCPKAEKSKTKQVEVKVK from the coding sequence ATGGAGTTGATACCAGTAAGAAACACCAGCCTAACTCCAATCGTAAGGGATATGGACAGGCTTTGGCAGAATTTCTTCAACAGCAGCTGGAATATGGTGCCGATGGAACCGACCAACGGTGGGTGGCTGCCGGTAATGGACGTTGAAGAATTGGATAATGAGATAAAGGTTACCACCGAACTGCCCGGCGTGGATTCAAAAAACGTCCAGGTAACGGTTTCCGGCGATCTGATTACCATCAAGGGCGAAAAGAAAGAGGAAACCGAGCAGAAAAAGAAGAACTATTACCGTTCAGAAAGATGCTACGGCTCTTTCCAGCGGACGGTCCGGGCACCGGCTGATATTGACGCCAATAAATGCTCAGCCGAATTCAAAAACGGCGTGATGACCGTGACGTGCCCCAAGGCTGAAAAAAGCAAAACCAAACAGGTTGAGGTTAAGGTGAAATGA
- a CDS encoding Hsp20/alpha crystallin family protein: MTYVDKANRGHNRRVSLGADIDKRFSGFFSRIWSEPAAVSSARMFGPVIPIYVTEDKKTVVVKAGLSGLEKKDIKVNLQNDFLNIKVEKKEEIEKKNGGVCSFERRYDVFSRSMLMPSGINSSKTRAVYKNGILTVALAKTRPERQACLDSRQAGKVNTKPKPVNIKVK, translated from the coding sequence ATGACATATGTTGATAAAGCAAACCGTGGTCATAACCGGAGAGTAAGCCTGGGAGCGGATATTGATAAAAGGTTTAGCGGTTTTTTCAGCCGCATTTGGTCCGAGCCGGCCGCCGTTTCAAGCGCCAGGATGTTCGGGCCGGTTATCCCAATTTACGTTACTGAAGACAAAAAAACAGTGGTTGTCAAAGCGGGATTATCCGGGCTGGAGAAAAAAGATATTAAAGTAAACCTGCAAAATGATTTTCTGAATATAAAGGTGGAAAAGAAAGAAGAGATAGAGAAAAAAAACGGCGGTGTGTGCAGTTTCGAACGGCGTTATGACGTTTTTTCCCGTTCCATGCTCATGCCTTCAGGGATTAATTCCAGTAAAACCAGGGCGGTTTACAAGAATGGTATCCTTACCGTGGCTCTTGCTAAAACCCGTCCCGAACGGCAAGCCTGCCTGGATAGCAGACAAGCCGGGAAGGTGAATACAAAACCCAAGCCGGTGAATATTAAAGTGAAATAA
- the wrbA gene encoding NAD(P)H:quinone oxidoreductase, with protein sequence MRLLVVYYSLYGHIRKMAEAIAEGAKEVPGAEVEICRVPETLPKEVIERMGATEAQKAMAKDPVCSVDELPKADAIIFGTPTRFGNMCGQMRQFLDATGGLWAKGSLIGKVGSVFTSSATQHGGQESTILSFHTTLLHQGMVVVGLPYSFQGQMRIDEITGSSPYGASTIAGGDGSRMPSENELAAARFQGKHVTTIASKLAGK encoded by the coding sequence ATGAGGTTATTAGTGGTTTATTATTCGCTTTACGGCCATATCCGTAAAATGGCTGAAGCAATTGCCGAAGGTGCAAAGGAAGTTCCGGGTGCTGAAGTGGAAATATGCCGCGTGCCTGAAACGCTTCCCAAGGAGGTAATTGAAAGGATGGGCGCAACTGAAGCCCAGAAGGCTATGGCAAAAGACCCGGTATGTTCCGTGGATGAACTTCCCAAGGCCGATGCGATTATTTTCGGAACGCCTACGCGCTTCGGAAATATGTGCGGACAGATGAGGCAGTTCCTGGATGCAACCGGCGGTTTATGGGCGAAAGGTTCCCTCATCGGCAAAGTCGGGAGCGTTTTTACCAGCTCGGCAACCCAGCACGGCGGGCAGGAATCCACAATACTTAGTTTCCATACCACGCTGCTTCACCAGGGGATGGTCGTGGTTGGCCTGCCGTATTCTTTCCAGGGGCAGATGCGAATAGACGAAATTACCGGCTCTTCCCCTTACGGCGCGTCCACTATTGCCGGAGGCGACGGCAGCCGCATGCCCAGCGAGAATGAATTAGCCGCCGCGCGTTTCCAGGGAAAACACGTGACAACGATTGCTTCTAAATTGGCTGGCAAATAA
- a CDS encoding transglutaminase domain-containing protein produces MKHYAVVLFAVMLLLAGACRHDGSVTGARLVRINCQMTLKNQPDESSEVKIWMPVPRQTPFQKVSELKVNNGRLYSEPEYGNQLIYLDEKGAAPEPGGIGFSCLVERLEQNAYEVDTENPAVLDKFLLPNRLVTMSPRVKELAGQISSSQTDYLAKARAIYDYVLQKMKYDKSQPFCAIGDTEFALDAGIGNCTNFHSLFISLARASGIPAKFVIGYPLPGEKHGTLTGYHCWVEFYVPYSASHRGRWVPVDASEAWKNPDKREYFFGAVDENRILFTEGRDITLAPPQKSAPLNYFVYPYVEINGRPSEEYELKITYDDSKR; encoded by the coding sequence ATGAAACATTATGCAGTTGTTTTATTCGCGGTAATGCTGCTCTTGGCAGGAGCATGCAGGCATGATGGGTCTGTGACGGGGGCTAGGCTGGTCCGGATAAACTGCCAGATGACCCTCAAAAACCAGCCTGATGAGTCTTCGGAAGTGAAAATTTGGATGCCGGTTCCCCGGCAGACGCCTTTTCAAAAAGTCAGCGAGCTTAAGGTGAATAACGGCCGATTGTATAGCGAGCCGGAATACGGCAACCAATTGATTTATCTTGATGAAAAAGGCGCCGCGCCGGAACCCGGTGGGATCGGTTTTAGCTGCCTGGTGGAACGGCTGGAGCAAAATGCTTATGAAGTCGATACGGAAAATCCGGCCGTTCTGGATAAATTCCTCCTCCCGAACCGCCTTGTAACGATGAGCCCGCGGGTAAAAGAGCTTGCCGGGCAAATCAGTTCTTCACAAACTGATTATTTGGCGAAAGCCCGCGCCATTTATGATTATGTCCTCCAAAAGATGAAATACGACAAATCCCAGCCGTTTTGTGCGATAGGCGACACTGAATTTGCCCTGGATGCCGGCATAGGTAATTGCACTAATTTCCATTCCCTTTTTATTTCCCTGGCGCGCGCTTCAGGGATTCCTGCCAAATTCGTGATCGGTTATCCCTTGCCGGGCGAAAAACATGGAACGCTTACAGGATACCACTGCTGGGTGGAGTTTTACGTGCCCTATAGTGCGTCGCATCGGGGGCGCTGGGTGCCGGTTGATGCATCCGAAGCCTGGAAAAATCCGGATAAACGGGAGTATTTCTTCGGCGCGGTGGATGAAAACCGGATTCTTTTTACCGAAGGCCGTGATATCACCCTTGCCCCGCCCCAAAAATCAGCCCCGCTTAATTATTTTGTTTATCCGTATGTCGAAATAAACGGTCGGCCTTCAGAGGAATACGAGTTGAAAATAACATACGATGACAGTAAAAGATAA
- a CDS encoding winged helix-turn-helix domain-containing protein produces MSTQQVGENAGKIWYNLGKNGEVSTKELAREVNMNPDEINLALGWLARENKLKLSEKNRNIYVGLTDAEKRAYLQASHK; encoded by the coding sequence ATAAGCACACAACAAGTAGGGGAAAATGCCGGGAAAATCTGGTATAATCTTGGTAAAAACGGAGAGGTGAGCACTAAGGAACTTGCCAGGGAAGTTAACATGAATCCTGATGAAATAAACCTGGCGCTCGGCTGGCTGGCGCGGGAAAACAAGCTGAAGCTTTCCGAAAAGAACCGGAATATCTATGTCGGCTTGACGGATGCGGAAAAAAGGGCCTATCTCCAGGCGAGCCATAAATAA